From the genome of Neisseria lisongii, one region includes:
- a CDS encoding SPFH domain-containing protein, translating into MIFDLLLSLPVILLAAVVIFGFKAFVIVPQQQAYIVERLGRFHKTLTPGLSILIPFIDRVAYKHTLKEIPLDVPSQVCITRDNTQLTVDGIIYFQVTDPKLASYGSSNYIMAITQLAQTTLRSVIGRMELDKTFEERDEINSIVVAALDEAAISWGVKVLRYEIKDLVPPQEILRAMQAQITAEREKRARIAESEGRKIEQINLASGQREAQIQQSEGEAQAAINASNGDKIARINQAQGEAEALRLVAEANADAISRIAQALQTPGGNEAVNLKVAEQYVEAFGKLAKESNTLIMPANIADIGSLVSAGLKIVERQKSAQP; encoded by the coding sequence ATGATTTTTGACTTATTGCTCAGCTTGCCGGTGATTCTGCTGGCCGCCGTTGTGATTTTCGGTTTCAAAGCCTTTGTCATCGTTCCCCAACAACAGGCCTATATTGTCGAACGTTTGGGACGTTTCCACAAAACGCTGACACCGGGTTTGAGCATTCTGATTCCCTTTATCGACCGTGTCGCCTACAAACACACCCTGAAAGAAATCCCGCTCGATGTTCCCAGCCAAGTCTGCATTACCCGAGACAATACCCAACTGACCGTGGACGGTATTATTTACTTCCAAGTAACCGACCCCAAACTGGCCTCTTACGGATCGAGCAACTACATCATGGCGATTACCCAGCTGGCACAAACCACCCTGCGCTCGGTTATCGGCCGCATGGAATTGGACAAAACCTTTGAAGAGCGGGACGAAATCAACAGCATTGTAGTCGCCGCTTTAGACGAAGCCGCCATATCGTGGGGTGTAAAAGTGTTGCGTTACGAAATCAAAGACTTGGTTCCGCCGCAGGAAATCCTGCGTGCCATGCAGGCGCAAATCACCGCCGAACGAGAAAAACGCGCCCGCATCGCCGAATCCGAAGGCCGCAAAATCGAACAAATCAACTTGGCCAGCGGTCAGCGGGAAGCCCAAATCCAACAGTCTGAAGGCGAAGCCCAAGCCGCCATCAATGCTTCCAACGGCGACAAAATCGCCCGCATCAATCAGGCACAGGGTGAAGCCGAAGCCTTACGCTTGGTTGCAGAAGCCAACGCCGATGCCATCAGCCGGATTGCCCAAGCCCTGCAGACACCGGGCGGCAACGAAGCCGTCAATCTGAAAGTGGCCGAACAATATGTCGAAGCCTTCGGCAAATTGGCCAAAGAAAGCAACACCCTGATTATGCCCGCCAACATCGCCGACATCGGCAGCCTCGTTTCCGCCGGTTTGAAAATTGTCGAGCGCCAAAAATCGGCACAACCGTAA
- a CDS encoding NfeD family protein, giving the protein MMTTWLVIAAAILITELFLGTVYLLVVSLAAAGAGLVAAFFSDSVSIPLFTAALLSALGIACVHTWLKRRRPTEKQADNDLDIGQSVQILQRLHDGRYEVAYRGTHWQAQAVNHDHGHAAESAVIVGKQANTLLIHLHQPSQP; this is encoded by the coding sequence ATGATGACGACTTGGCTGGTGATTGCCGCCGCAATCCTGATTACCGAACTGTTTCTCGGCACGGTTTATCTGCTGGTGGTCAGCTTGGCTGCTGCAGGCGCAGGGCTGGTTGCCGCCTTCTTTAGCGACAGCGTGTCCATACCGCTGTTTACCGCCGCCCTGTTGTCCGCACTCGGCATCGCCTGCGTCCACACTTGGCTGAAACGCCGCCGCCCGACAGAGAAACAGGCCGACAATGATTTGGATATCGGACAAAGCGTCCAAATTCTGCAGCGGCTGCACGACGGCCGCTACGAAGTTGCCTACCGCGGCACGCATTGGCAGGCGCAGGCTGTCAATCACGACCACGGCCACGCCGCCGAATCCGCCGTTATTGTCGGCAAACAGGCCAATACCCTGTTAATCCATCTGCACCAACCGTCCCAACCATAG
- a CDS encoding LysE family transporter: protein MLWNIVIVHLLGLMSPGPDFFYIARTAALYGRKTALFAVAGIVCGVMFWACATMLGLSLLFNTFPLLNAVLVCLGAAYLMYLGSKMLKTRENVQFQEYAPDAAATVRPWQEAKKGLLVNLSNPKVVVYFGSVMSAVLADMASEQQMAGVLLLLLVETAAYFALIAFLFSGGAVKRFYSRYGRYVDNVSGCFFIGFGIYLIFRTFA from the coding sequence ATGCTTTGGAATATTGTGATTGTCCACCTGCTCGGGCTGATGAGTCCCGGCCCCGATTTTTTCTATATTGCCCGCACGGCGGCGCTTTACGGCCGCAAAACGGCATTGTTTGCCGTCGCCGGAATCGTCTGCGGCGTGATGTTTTGGGCATGTGCCACCATGCTCGGGCTGTCGCTGCTGTTCAACACGTTTCCGCTGCTCAATGCCGTTTTGGTGTGCCTCGGTGCTGCTTATTTGATGTATTTGGGCAGCAAAATGCTGAAAACCCGTGAAAACGTGCAGTTTCAGGAATATGCGCCCGATGCCGCCGCAACCGTCCGCCCGTGGCAGGAAGCGAAAAAAGGGCTGTTGGTCAATCTGTCCAACCCCAAAGTGGTGGTGTATTTCGGCAGCGTGATGTCGGCGGTGTTGGCAGATATGGCTTCCGAACAGCAGATGGCGGGCGTTTTACTGCTGCTTTTGGTGGAAACCGCCGCCTATTTTGCCCTAATCGCCTTTCTGTTTTCAGGCGGAGCGGTCAAACGGTTTTACAGCCGCTACGGCCGCTATGTGGACAATGTGTCCGGATGCTTTTTTATCGGTTTCGGGATTTACTTGATTTTTCGGACATTTGCCTGA
- a CDS encoding c-type cytochrome, producing the protein MKTPILLSAALLLLAACGNSQPEQPKGPISEDRSAAFKSMMPDFMTMGKMVKGEETYEVEKFKQAAATFAANSKKPFDFFQTDPQGNGEALPAIWEKPADFTAAQQQFEAAVAKLSEAAQTADLQVIKAAYGEVGASCKSCHDSFRMPKQ; encoded by the coding sequence ATCAAAACCCCGATTCTCCTCAGCGCCGCCCTGCTGCTTTTGGCCGCCTGCGGCAACAGCCAGCCCGAACAGCCCAAAGGCCCGATTTCCGAAGACCGCTCTGCTGCGTTCAAATCCATGATGCCCGACTTTATGACCATGGGCAAAATGGTCAAAGGCGAAGAAACCTACGAAGTGGAAAAATTCAAACAGGCCGCCGCCACTTTTGCCGCCAACAGCAAAAAGCCGTTTGACTTCTTCCAAACCGACCCGCAAGGCAACGGCGAAGCCTTGCCTGCGATTTGGGAAAAACCGGCCGATTTCACCGCTGCGCAACAGCAGTTTGAAGCCGCCGTCGCCAAACTCAGCGAAGCCGCCCAAACCGCCGATCTGCAAGTCATCAAAGCCGCCTACGGCGAAGTCGGCGCAAGCTGCAAAAGTTGCCACGACAGTTTCCGTATGCCGAAACAGTAA
- a CDS encoding SDR family oxidoreductase has product MAILITGASAGFGEAMCRTFAAAGYAVIGAARRVEKLNQLAAELGGNFYALQMDVADTQSVRSALDSLPEPFREIDCLINNAGLALGLDAAHEADFADWETMIQTNIVGLAFLTRQVLPQMVARKSGYIMNLGSIAGTYPYPGGNVYGATKAFVRQFSLNLRADLAGTGVRVSNIEPGLCGDTEFSQVRFKGDGERAAKVYEHTQFILPQDIADTALWLYQRPAHMNVNTVEIMPVSQSFGALPVAKNPPPTEKVQDFDKQSTSLFAKIKAWFK; this is encoded by the coding sequence ATGGCGATTCTGATTACCGGCGCTTCGGCGGGTTTCGGCGAGGCGATGTGCCGCACCTTTGCGGCGGCCGGTTATGCCGTTATCGGTGCGGCCAGACGGGTGGAGAAACTGAATCAGCTAGCGGCGGAATTGGGCGGTAATTTTTATGCTTTGCAGATGGATGTTGCCGATACGCAGTCGGTGCGTTCGGCTTTGGACAGCCTGCCCGAGCCGTTTCGGGAAATCGATTGCCTGATCAACAATGCTGGTTTGGCCTTGGGCTTGGACGCTGCCCACGAAGCGGATTTTGCCGACTGGGAAACCATGATTCAGACCAATATTGTCGGGCTGGCGTTTCTCACCCGCCAAGTGCTGCCGCAGATGGTGGCGAGAAAAAGCGGCTATATTATGAATCTGGGTTCGATTGCGGGAACGTATCCTTATCCCGGCGGCAATGTGTACGGCGCAACCAAAGCATTTGTGCGCCAGTTCAGCCTGAATCTGCGTGCCGATTTGGCGGGAACGGGCGTGCGGGTGAGCAATATCGAGCCGGGTTTGTGTGGTGATACCGAGTTTTCCCAAGTGCGGTTTAAAGGTGATGGCGAACGGGCGGCGAAAGTGTATGAACATACGCAGTTTATCCTGCCGCAGGATATTGCCGACACGGCGTTGTGGCTGTATCAGCGGCCGGCGCATATGAATGTGAACACGGTTGAAATCATGCCGGTATCGCAGAGTTTCGGCGCATTGCCGGTGGCAAAAAATCCGCCGCCGACAGAAAAAGTGCAGGATTTTGATAAACAGAGTACGTCGCTGTTTGCCAAAATCAAAGCGTGGTTTAAATAA
- a CDS encoding Fur family transcriptional regulator: MNKFKQKILAQAQHNGAQVTALREQVLDIILQQTGVIKAYHVLSQMQQQSEGVVAPPTAYRALDFWAEQGVLHKVAAVNGYVLCSHAQHECSDHCHAHDEQSHHHSAFILVCTECGTVDEQTLSSEWAALCRGVAESGFVLKEEHVVLTGICSKCRQ, encoded by the coding sequence ATGAATAAATTCAAACAGAAAATTCTTGCTCAGGCGCAGCACAACGGGGCGCAGGTAACGGCTTTGCGCGAACAGGTGCTGGACATTATTTTGCAGCAGACCGGCGTGATTAAAGCCTACCATGTTTTGTCGCAGATGCAGCAGCAGAGCGAGGGCGTGGTTGCGCCGCCGACGGCATACCGTGCCTTGGATTTTTGGGCGGAGCAGGGCGTGTTGCACAAAGTGGCGGCGGTCAACGGCTATGTATTGTGCAGCCACGCCCAGCACGAATGCAGCGACCATTGCCACGCCCATGACGAACAGTCGCACCACCATAGCGCATTTATTTTGGTCTGCACCGAATGCGGCACGGTGGACGAGCAAACCCTCAGCAGCGAATGGGCGGCATTGTGCCGCGGCGTTGCTGAAAGCGGTTTTGTCCTTAAAGAAGAACATGTTGTTTTAACAGGAATCTGCAGCAAATGCCGACAATAA
- a CDS encoding CobW family GTP-binding protein produces MPTINKTKVHLISGFLGTGKTTALKSLMAQKDPDEKWVIIVNEFGEIGIDGAVLSDDGIPVAEIAGGCLCCTAGSQMGATVQKMLQEAQPDRLMIEASGLAHAASVIDELKAKPLGDLLEVAAVFTVVDPRQFISPDYAGQALYKDQIGVCDVLVASKTDLCSPEQLAEFHEKAAKLFPPKAKVVEVQNARLDIQWLDIPVTEKSRYRLKALPDNTMGYQSEGFTFPAGQDFDGEKLTRFFDELPNMTEGLVRAKGVFQVLGTWVWLNWVDGRWGASQVSWRRDSRFELIAKSFDADLIEQTLNEALEK; encoded by the coding sequence ATGCCGACAATAAATAAAACCAAAGTCCACCTGATTTCCGGTTTTTTGGGAACAGGCAAAACCACCGCCCTCAAAAGCCTGATGGCACAAAAAGACCCTGACGAAAAATGGGTGATTATTGTTAATGAGTTCGGCGAAATCGGCATTGACGGTGCTGTGTTGAGTGATGACGGCATTCCCGTGGCGGAAATCGCCGGCGGCTGTCTGTGTTGCACCGCCGGGTCGCAAATGGGGGCGACCGTTCAAAAAATGCTGCAGGAAGCCCAACCCGACCGCCTGATGATTGAGGCCAGCGGCTTGGCGCACGCCGCCAGCGTGATTGACGAATTGAAAGCCAAACCTTTGGGTGATCTGCTCGAAGTGGCGGCGGTGTTTACCGTGGTCGATCCCCGCCAGTTTATTTCGCCCGATTATGCAGGACAGGCTTTGTATAAAGACCAAATCGGCGTTTGCGATGTGTTGGTGGCGAGCAAAACCGATTTGTGCAGTCCCGAACAGTTGGCGGAATTTCACGAAAAAGCGGCCAAGCTGTTTCCGCCCAAAGCCAAAGTGGTGGAAGTGCAAAATGCCCGATTAGACATTCAGTGGCTGGATATTCCCGTTACCGAAAAATCCCGCTACCGCCTCAAAGCCTTGCCAGATAACACGATGGGTTATCAGTCGGAAGGGTTTACATTCCCCGCCGGACAGGATTTCGACGGCGAAAAGCTGACCCGCTTTTTTGACGAGTTGCCCAATATGACCGAAGGCTTGGTGCGTGCCAAAGGCGTGTTCCAAGTATTGGGAACATGGGTATGGCTCAACTGGGTGGACGGCCGCTGGGGCGCAAGCCAAGTATCATGGCGGCGGGATTCCCGTTTCGAGCTGATTGCCAAATCGTTTGATGCCGATTTGATTGAGCAAACCTTAAACGAGGCGCTGGAAAAATAA
- a CDS encoding ABC transporter permease subunit, translating into MWRYILQRLLLLIPTLLGILAVTFAIIQFVPGGPVEQMVQQLTQSGAVGEAAAGSANVLKNGALSADDLAALNALYGFDKPPLTRFADMVVRFARFDLGESFFHHQTVFELIKEKMPVSMSLGLWTFVLTYLICIPLGIAKAVKDGSRFDALTGVAVLVGYTVPPFVLGLVLLVLFGGGSFWAWFPQGGLVGDDFDTLSQAGKIKDYLWHIALPITASVAGNLAVMTLLTKNVFLEEIRRQYVYTARAKGLPERQILWKHIFRNAMIPLITGFPAAFIGAFFTGSLLIETLFSLDGLGLLSYEAVMKRDYPVVMGTLYVFTLMGLLAKLLSDISYSWIDPRIHFDGQK; encoded by the coding sequence ATGTGGCGTTATATCCTACAACGCTTATTACTCTTAATCCCCACGCTGCTCGGCATTTTGGCGGTAACGTTTGCGATTATCCAATTTGTCCCCGGCGGACCGGTGGAACAGATGGTGCAGCAACTGACCCAAAGCGGCGCAGTCGGCGAAGCGGCAGCGGGTTCGGCGAATGTGCTGAAAAACGGCGCACTCAGTGCCGACGATTTGGCGGCGCTCAATGCGCTCTACGGTTTCGACAAACCGCCGCTGACCCGTTTTGCCGATATGGTGGTGCGGTTTGCCCGTTTTGATTTGGGCGAAAGTTTTTTCCATCATCAAACCGTATTCGAGCTGATCAAAGAAAAAATGCCCGTGTCCATGAGTTTGGGCTTGTGGACATTTGTTTTGACCTATCTCATCTGCATTCCCTTGGGCATTGCCAAAGCCGTGAAAGACGGCAGCCGTTTTGATGCACTTACCGGCGTGGCGGTGCTGGTCGGCTATACCGTGCCGCCGTTTGTTTTAGGGCTGGTGCTGCTGGTGTTGTTCGGTGGCGGCAGCTTTTGGGCATGGTTTCCGCAGGGAGGCTTGGTCGGCGACGATTTCGACACATTGTCGCAGGCAGGAAAAATCAAAGATTATCTGTGGCACATCGCTCTTCCGATTACCGCTTCGGTAGCGGGTAATCTGGCCGTGATGACGCTTTTGACTAAAAACGTTTTTCTCGAAGAAATCCGCCGCCAATACGTCTATACCGCCCGAGCCAAAGGCTTGCCCGAGCGGCAGATTTTGTGGAAACACATTTTCCGCAACGCCATGATTCCGCTGATTACCGGTTTCCCCGCCGCCTTTATCGGCGCATTTTTTACCGGCAGCCTGCTCATCGAAACCCTGTTTTCGCTCGACGGCTTGGGGCTGCTTTCCTACGAAGCGGTGATGAAGCGGGATTATCCGGTGGTAATGGGAACGCTGTATGTGTTCACCCTGATGGGGCTGCTGGCCAAACTGTTGTCGGATATTTCCTATTCGTGGATTGACCCGAGGATTCACTTTGACGGACAGAAATAG
- a CDS encoding ABC transporter permease, which produces MNNLSQNTVWQAFKRHKRGRWALNLLLLLFAVALLAPLWSNDKPLWVHYQGKNYFPLVHDYHETVFGGDFATPADYLDPLIRRNITEGGNFAVYPPNPYAADTLNDFDTAPNPDRPSEKHWLGTDDHGRDVLARLVYGFRDSLLFALLLTAVTTAIGVVVGAVQGYFGGKTDLLIQRFLEIWSGLPELYLLIILSSFFNPSLLILLVLLSLFGWVGLSDYVRAEFLKNRQADYVLAAKSMGVGPAAIMWRHILPNSLTPVLAFLPFRISGAVLALTSLDFLGLGVGASQASLGEMLSQGKDNLDAWWIGLPTIAVLTLMLVLLVMIGEGVRLAFDVRARKG; this is translated from the coding sequence ATGAACAATCTTTCCCAAAACACGGTATGGCAGGCATTTAAGCGGCACAAGCGGGGGCGCTGGGCGTTGAATCTGTTGCTGCTGCTGTTTGCGGTTGCCCTGCTTGCGCCGCTGTGGAGCAACGACAAGCCTTTGTGGGTGCATTATCAGGGCAAAAACTATTTTCCGCTGGTTCACGATTATCATGAAACCGTGTTCGGCGGCGATTTTGCCACGCCTGCAGATTATCTCGATCCGCTGATCCGCCGCAATATTACCGAGGGCGGCAATTTTGCCGTGTATCCGCCCAATCCTTATGCGGCGGATACTTTAAACGATTTCGATACCGCCCCCAATCCCGACAGGCCGTCTGAAAAACATTGGTTGGGAACGGACGACCACGGGCGGGACGTGTTGGCACGGCTGGTGTACGGTTTTCGGGATTCGCTGCTGTTTGCGCTGCTGCTCACCGCCGTAACCACCGCCATCGGCGTGGTGGTCGGAGCGGTGCAGGGTTATTTTGGCGGCAAAACCGATTTGCTGATTCAGCGTTTTCTCGAAATCTGGAGCGGATTGCCCGAACTGTATCTGCTGATTATTCTGTCGTCTTTTTTTAATCCGAGCCTGCTGATTTTATTGGTTTTACTGTCACTGTTCGGTTGGGTCGGGCTGTCGGACTATGTGCGGGCGGAGTTTTTGAAAAACCGTCAGGCGGATTATGTGTTGGCGGCAAAAAGCATGGGCGTGGGGCCTGCTGCAATTATGTGGCGGCATATTTTGCCCAACAGTCTGACACCGGTGCTGGCGTTTTTGCCGTTCCGCATTTCCGGAGCGGTTTTGGCGCTCACCAGCCTTGATTTTCTCGGCTTGGGCGTGGGCGCTTCGCAGGCCAGTTTGGGTGAAATGCTCTCGCAGGGCAAAGACAATCTCGATGCGTGGTGGATCGGCTTGCCGACCATAGCCGTGCTGACGCTGATGCTGGTTTTGCTGGTGATGATCGGTGAGGGCGTGCGGCTGGCTTTTGACGTACGGGCGCGAAAAGGGTAG
- a CDS encoding fatty acid--CoA ligase: MNYIYNNLYEMLNAACRKNGGGVALFDDKTKIRYRELKQEVDSVAAYLQDMGVGFGDKVAMLVSNSTEFISAYFAVTALGAVAVPMNIFLKNEEIVYILNNCQAQFLLASAGLAKELKGVKQQTALQRTVWIGGMEAAETGDVDFAEAQRYAKQPDLSRQPQIDDLAHIIYTSGTTGHPKGALISYRNLFANLHGVEQVFKISKKDRFVVFLPMFHSFTLTAMVLLPVFSSCSIILVKSVFPFSNVLKQVLFKRATVFLGVPAIYTAMGKAHIPWYFRWFNRVRLFISGGAPLAEQTITDFKVKFPKATLVEGYGLSECSPVVAANTLEKQKVASVGRPLPGYQVKVVDEELVELPHGEVGELIVKGDSVMQGYLNMPDATDEVMSNGWLKTGDLVTVDDEGFIFIVDRKKDLIITKGQNVYPREIEEIIYKLEAVEAAAVIGVKDRYADEEIVAFIQLKDKAELDEKTVRNYLRQHLANFKLPKQIVFEQELPRNATGKVLKRVLKQQLEAQS, encoded by the coding sequence ATGAATTATATTTATAACAATTTATATGAAATGCTCAATGCCGCTTGCCGCAAAAACGGCGGCGGTGTGGCGTTGTTTGACGATAAAACCAAAATCCGCTACCGCGAATTAAAACAGGAAGTCGATTCGGTTGCCGCCTATCTGCAGGATATGGGGGTCGGTTTCGGCGACAAAGTGGCGATGTTGGTGAGCAATTCCACCGAATTTATCTCGGCATATTTTGCGGTTACGGCGCTGGGTGCGGTCGCCGTGCCGATGAATATCTTTTTGAAAAACGAAGAAATCGTTTACATTCTCAATAATTGTCAGGCGCAGTTTCTGCTGGCTTCGGCGGGTTTGGCAAAAGAGCTGAAAGGCGTGAAGCAGCAAACCGCCCTGCAGCGTACTGTTTGGATCGGCGGCATGGAAGCGGCGGAAACCGGTGATGTAGATTTTGCCGAAGCGCAGCGTTACGCCAAGCAGCCGGATTTGAGCCGTCAGCCGCAAATCGATGATTTGGCACATATTATCTACACTTCCGGCACCACCGGACACCCGAAAGGCGCTTTAATCAGCTACCGCAACCTGTTTGCCAATCTGCACGGCGTGGAGCAGGTGTTTAAAATTTCCAAAAAAGACCGTTTTGTCGTCTTTTTGCCGATGTTCCACAGCTTCACGCTCACGGCGATGGTATTGTTGCCGGTATTCTCGTCCTGCTCGATTATTCTGGTGAAATCCGTATTCCCGTTTTCCAATGTACTCAAACAGGTATTGTTCAAGCGGGCAACCGTCTTTTTGGGCGTACCCGCCATTTATACCGCCATGGGCAAAGCGCATATTCCGTGGTATTTCCGCTGGTTCAACCGGGTACGCCTGTTTATCAGCGGCGGCGCACCGCTGGCGGAACAGACCATTACCGATTTTAAAGTCAAATTCCCTAAAGCCACGCTGGTCGAGGGTTACGGCTTGAGCGAATGCTCGCCGGTGGTGGCTGCAAACACTTTGGAAAAACAGAAAGTCGCCAGCGTCGGCCGTCCGTTGCCGGGCTATCAGGTCAAAGTGGTGGACGAAGAATTGGTCGAATTGCCGCACGGCGAAGTGGGCGAATTGATTGTCAAAGGCGATTCGGTAATGCAGGGCTATCTGAATATGCCCGATGCCACCGATGAAGTGATGAGCAACGGCTGGCTGAAAACCGGCGATTTGGTTACCGTGGACGATGAGGGTTTTATCTTTATCGTTGACCGCAAAAAAGATTTGATTATTACCAAAGGCCAAAACGTTTATCCGCGCGAAATCGAAGAAATCATCTACAAACTGGAAGCAGTGGAAGCTGCAGCGGTAATCGGCGTGAAAGACCGTTATGCCGATGAAGAAATCGTGGCGTTTATCCAACTGAAAGACAAAGCCGAGCTGGACGAAAAAACCGTCCGCAATTATCTGCGTCAGCACTTGGCGAATTTCAAACTACCCAAACAGATTGTGTTTGAACAAGAATTGCCCCGCAACGCCACCGGCAAAGTATTGAAACGGGTATTGAAACAGCAGCTTGAAGCCCAAAGCTGA
- a CDS encoding ABC transporter ATP-binding protein, which yields METILEIQGLNAAFPDKQVLHDINLKVAAGSRLAVVGESGSGKTVLAQAIMRLNPAVRLQGRLKFAGEDLLNLSEKALQKRRGREIGMVFQEPMTALNPVMTVGKQIAEVLTLHLGLNAKQAWFRAVELLEETGIRDAAEKAKAYPFQLSGGQRQRAMIAMAVAGEPKLLIADEPTTALDAVVQTQILDLLARLQQQRNMTLIYITHDLNLVRRFADSVVVMQQGRIVEQGSAQSLFADPQHEYTRILLGSDQTRHAAPLPDNAPILLEARQLAVAVKESAGWWKKRSKTLLEPLDFTLKSGETLGIIGESGSGKTTLAKAVLRLIPFAGRLKMHGQDLSRQSRRAVQIVFQDPFGAFNPRMNIFETVSEALRIHEPSWTAAQKRQRVAEVLQQVGLDEEAMQRFPHEFSGGQRQRIAIARALAVRPEILVLDEPTSALDKQWQQQIIDLLAELQQQYRLSMMIVSHDLNVIHALSHRVMVLKEGRVVEAGDCRNVFANPHAPYTQKLLSGFTP from the coding sequence ATGGAAACCATTTTAGAAATCCAAGGCTTAAACGCCGCCTTTCCCGACAAACAGGTGCTGCACGACATCAACCTGAAGGTAGCCGCCGGCAGCCGTTTGGCAGTTGTCGGCGAGAGCGGCAGCGGCAAAACCGTATTGGCGCAGGCAATCATGCGGCTTAATCCGGCGGTGCGCCTGCAAGGCCGTCTGAAATTCGCCGGCGAAGATTTGCTGAACCTGTCTGAAAAAGCCCTGCAAAAGCGGCGCGGGCGGGAAATCGGCATGGTGTTCCAAGAACCGATGACGGCACTCAATCCGGTGATGACTGTCGGCAAACAGATTGCCGAAGTGCTGACCCTGCATTTGGGGCTGAATGCCAAACAGGCGTGGTTTCGTGCCGTTGAATTGCTTGAAGAAACCGGCATTCGGGACGCAGCCGAAAAAGCCAAAGCCTATCCTTTCCAACTGTCGGGCGGGCAGCGCCAGCGGGCGATGATTGCCATGGCGGTGGCGGGCGAACCCAAACTGCTGATTGCCGACGAACCGACCACCGCCCTCGATGCCGTGGTGCAGACCCAGATTTTAGATTTGTTGGCACGCCTGCAACAGCAGCGCAATATGACCCTGATTTACATCACCCACGATTTGAATCTGGTGCGCCGTTTTGCCGACAGCGTTGTCGTGATGCAGCAGGGCAGAATTGTCGAGCAAGGCAGCGCACAAAGCCTGTTTGCCGACCCGCAGCACGAATATACCCGAATCCTGCTCGGCAGCGACCAAACCCGCCACGCCGCCCCGTTGCCCGACAATGCGCCGATACTGCTGGAAGCACGACAGCTTGCCGTTGCTGTCAAAGAATCCGCCGGTTGGTGGAAAAAACGCAGCAAAACCCTGCTCGAACCGTTGGACTTTACCCTGAAAAGCGGCGAAACCTTGGGCATTATCGGCGAGAGCGGCAGCGGCAAAACCACCTTGGCAAAAGCCGTTTTGCGGCTGATACCGTTTGCAGGCCGTCTGAAAATGCACGGTCAGGATTTAAGCAGACAATCCCGCCGTGCCGTGCAAATCGTGTTTCAAGACCCGTTTGGCGCATTCAATCCGAGAATGAATATTTTTGAAACCGTATCCGAAGCCCTGCGGATACACGAACCCTCGTGGACAGCGGCGCAAAAACGGCAGCGGGTAGCGGAAGTATTACAGCAGGTCGGTCTGGACGAAGAAGCCATGCAGCGTTTCCCCCACGAATTTTCCGGCGGCCAGCGCCAGCGTATCGCCATCGCCCGTGCATTGGCCGTACGTCCCGAAATCTTGGTTTTAGACGAACCGACCAGCGCACTGGACAAACAATGGCAGCAGCAAATCATCGACCTGCTCGCCGAATTACAGCAGCAATACCGCCTGAGCATGATGATTGTCAGCCACGATTTAAACGTGATTCACGCCCTGTCGCACCGGGTGATGGTGCTGAAAGAAGGCAGGGTTGTCGAAGCGGGGGATTGCCGAAATGTGTTTGCCAATCCCCATGCGCCCTATACACAAAAACTATTATCCGGCTTCACCCCTTGA
- the trxA gene encoding thioredoxin TrxA, with product MSSELVLHTTDADFEQDVLKSEVPVLLDFWAPWCGPCRMIAPLLDEIAAEFEGRLKVVKINIDENEQTPVKFGVRGIPTLMVFKNGENVATKVGALAKGQLSAFVTASIA from the coding sequence ATGAGCAGCGAATTGGTTTTACACACTACCGACGCAGATTTCGAACAAGACGTTTTAAAATCCGAAGTTCCCGTATTGCTGGACTTCTGGGCGCCATGGTGCGGCCCTTGCCGCATGATTGCCCCGCTGTTGGACGAAATCGCCGCCGAGTTTGAAGGCCGTCTGAAAGTGGTCAAAATCAACATCGATGAAAACGAACAAACTCCGGTAAAATTCGGTGTACGCGGTATCCCAACGCTGATGGTGTTTAAAAACGGCGAAAACGTCGCTACCAAAGTCGGTGCATTGGCAAAAGGCCAACTGAGCGCATTCGTTACCGCTTCCATCGCCTAA